The window GCGATATGAAAAAAATGTATCAAATGATTTTATCAAAAGATTATAGCAACAGGAGGTGAAACGATGGAACCTATTGCGATCATCTCCATTTTGCTTGGCGTTTTCGTCGGTGCGGTTGTTGGCTATTTTATTCGTAAGTCCATTGCTGAAGCAAAGATTACTGGCGCAAAAGATGCGGCAGAGCAGATTTTAGAAGATGCGAAGCGAGAAGCGGAAGCATTAAAAAAGGAAGCACTGTTAGAAGCAAAGGATGAAATTCACAAGCTTCGATCTGAAGCTGAACGTGAGGTTCGAGAACGAAGAAATGAACTACAAAAACAAGAAAACCGTTTGCTGCAAAAAGAAGAGAATCTAGATCGAAAAGGCGAATCGTTGGATAAACGTGAAGCGCAACTTGAAAGAAAAGATGATTCTCTAAATCAAAGACAACAGCATATTGAAGAGATGGAAAGCAAAGTGGATGAGATGGTACGTATGCAACAAGTGGAATTAGAACGTATCTCAAGCCTATCTCGTGAAGAGGCGAAGGTTATCATTTTAGATCGGATGGAACAGGAATTAGCGCATGATACTGCGATCATGATTAAAGAAAGTGAAAATCGTGTGAAAGAAGAATCAGACAAGAAGGCAAAAGAAATCTTGTCATTAGCGATTCAAAGATGTGCAGCTGATCATGTTGCAGAAACAACTGTTTCTGTAGTAAACCTTCCAAATGATGAAATGAAGGGCCGGATTATTGGACGCGAAGGACGGAATATCCGTACACTTGAAACCTTAACAGGAATTGACCTCATTATTGATGACACTCCTGAAGCGGTTATCTTGTCAGGGTTTGATCCTATTCGTCGCGAAACTGCCAGATTAGCACTTGAGAAGCTTGTACAAGACGGACGTATCCATCCTGCACGTATTGAAGAAATGGTAGATAAAGCTCGTCGTGAAGTCGATGAGCATATCCGCGAAATTGGTGAACAAACAACGTTTGAGGTAGGAGTCCATGGGCTTCATCCTGATCTAATTAAAATTCTTGGTCGATTGAAGTATCGGACAAGTTATGGTCAAAATGTGTTAAAACATTCAATCGAAGTGGCTCAGTTATCCGGATTATTGGCTGCTGAGTTAGGGGAAGATGAAACATTAGCGCGTCGTGCTGGATTATTACATGATATTGGTAAAGCAATTGATCATGAAGTGGAAGGTAGTCACGTTGAAATTGGGGTAGAACTTGCAACGAAATACAAGGAACACCCAGTTGTAATAAATAGTATCGCTTCCCATCATGGAGATACTGAAGCAACATCAACTATTGCTGTTCTCGTTGCTGCTGCAGATGCTTTATCTGCTGCTAGACCAGGAGCTCGTAGTGAAACACTCGAAAACTATATTCGTCGACTCGAAAAGCTGGAAGAAATTTCTGAGTCATTTGAAGGCGTTGAAAAATCGTTTGCAATTCAAGCGGGTCGTGAAATTCGGATCATCGTGAAACCAGATCAAATAGATGATTTGGAATCGCATCGATTGGCACGAGATATTCGCAAAAGAATTGAAGAAGAACTCGATTATCCAGGTCATATAAAAGTGACAGTTATTCGTGAAACGAGAGCTGTAGAATATGCAAAATAAGGCGGTGCATCTGCACCGCTTTATTTTTTTGGTTGGAGAACTATGCTACAATGAAACACAACTAATCTGGAAAATAGAAAGGAATGTATGATGAGAATTTTATTTGTTGGGGATGTAGTTGGTTCACCAGGAAGAGATATGGTGAATGAATATGTTCCGAAGCTAAAAGATAAGTATCGTCCAACCGTTACCGTGATAAATGGAGAAAATGCTGCGGGAGGAAGAGGGATAACGGAAGATATTTATCGTGGATTCCTGGAAATAGGTGCTCAGGCGGTAACGCTTGGAAATCACGCTTGGGATAATCGTGACATTTTCGAGTTTATTGATAAAGCGAAGTATTTAGTTCGACCAGCAAATTTTCCTGATGAGGTTCCAGGAAATGGAATTGTCTACTTAAAAGTGAACCAAGATGAAGTGGCCATCATTAATTTGCAAGGCAGAACGTTTATGCCTTCACTTGATTGTCCTTTTAAAAAGGCAGATGAGTTAATCGAGGAAGCTAGCAAAAGAACTCCAATAATATTTGTGGATTTTCATGCAGAAGCAACAAGTGAAAAACAGGCCATGGCTTGGTATTTAGACGGAAGGGTTTCTGCCGTTGTAGGCACCCACACCCATGTTCAAACTGCAGATGAGCGAATTCTCCCCTCTGGTACTGCTTACATCTCTGATGTTGGAATGACAGGCCCGTATGACGGGATATTAGGGATGGAAAAGGAAGCAGTCATCAAAAGATTTTTGACTAGCTTGCCCGTCCGATTTGAGGTCCCTAAAAGTGGTCGCACACAGCTAAGTGCTGTAATCCTTGATTTAGATAAAAAAACGGGGTCCGCCAAAAAGTTCAGTAGAATTCTAATCAATGATGACCACCCGTTTTTTTCCTAATGCGATAAGAACAAGGCACTTTCGCTTTTCTTTTTTTGTCCAAGCTGGAATAAGTCTCCTTGTTTCCGAATATAGTAGCAATGGAATGATATACACCTGATTTGTTCATGGATATGAGCATGCGGGATCGGGAATTAACGAGGAGGAGCCAGGAATGGATATATTAAAAGTTTCAGCAAAGTCTAATCCTAATTCAGTAGCTGGTGCGCTTGCTGGTGTTCTACGTGAGAGAGGTAATGCGGAAATTCAAGCAATCGGTGCAGGTGCATTGAATCAGGCCGTAAAGGCAGTTGCAATCGCAAGGGGCTTTGTGGCTCCGAGTGGAGTCGATTTAATTTGTATCCCAGCCTTTACAGATATCAAAATTGACGGCGAAGAACGAACTGCCATTAAATTAATTGTTGAGCCAAGGTAAAGATTATTTAAAGAGGTAGATTTATATTCTTTTTTTTAGGGTATTTACATTTTTACTTAAAAATCAATAAGAATAATAAAAGGCCTGTTTGCATCTAAACTGCAAACAGGTTCTTTTTTTAAGATTTTCATTTAAAAATATAAAAAAATGAAAATGCAAGGGAAAAATTATTATTCTAAAATACACGTAAAATTTTAGTAATTCATTAATTTCTTTTCTGATGGCTGAAGAGAAGATGGGGAAATCCCTATAAATAAAGGGTTTACTCACTTTTGAAAATGAATGAGAATTCATTCTTTTTACAGAATATCATTTATATTTTTCAAAATAAAAAAATATTCACATTTTCGTCAATATTTAGTCTTAAATGGTTGCATTTTTTTACAGTAGGGGCTAAAATTGTAATCGTTTAGTACCATACTAAAATAATAGATTTACGAGAGATTCTATCAAATTTAGTTAATTTTAAGTAAATTGCTTAGTAAGGTGCTGCACTGAAAATATTAATGTTTTACATATTTTCTTAACGTATCCAAAGGGGTGTAAGAAATGATCAATCAACTTTCATGGAAGGTTGGCGGACAACAAGGGGAAGGTATTGAGAGCACTGGGGAGATATTTTCCATTGCCTTAAATCGTTTAGGCTACTACTTGTATGGTTATCGTCACTTTTCATCACGTATTAAAGGCGGTCACACAAATAATAAAATTCGCGTAAGCACAAAACAAGTTCGTTCCATCTCAGATGATCTTGACATTTTGGTTGCATTTGACCAAGAAACGATAGAACTAAACTATAAAGAACTTCATGAACATGGGGTTATCATTGCCGATACTAGATTTGATCCACAACAACCAGCTGATAGTAAGGCTCCGATGTATGCGGTTCCATTTACGGAGATTGCTACAGAACTTGGTACTTCTCTTATGAAGAACATGGTTGCTATTGGCGCAACTAGTGCGGTATTAGACCTTGATATTCAAGTATTTGAAGAAGTAGTAAATGAAATTTTTGGAAAAAAAGGACAGCAAGTTGTTGCTAAAAATATGGAAGCAATTCGCGCTGGCTTTGATTATATGAAAGAAAAGATTGGTGACAAGATTGAAACCATGGAGCTTGAAAAAGCTGATGGAAAGAAACGTCTGTTCATGATTGGAAACGATGCCATTGCAATGGGAGCTGTTGCTGGAGGCTGCCGATTCATGGCTGCATACCCAATCACACCTGCTTCTGAAATCATGGAATATTTAATTAAACATTTACCACCACTAGGTGGAGCGGTTATTCAAACAGAAGATGAAATCGCTGCAGCTACGATGGCAATAGGTGCAAACTATGGTGGTGTCCGTGCGATTACGGCATCTGCAGGTCCTGGTCTTTCATTAAAAATGGAAGCAATCGGGTTATCAGGGATTACCGAAACTCCATTAGTAATAGTTGATACTCAACGTGGTGGCCCATCTACTGGACTTCCAACAAAACAAGAACAGTCTGATTTAATGGCTATGATTTATGGTACACATGGTGAAATCCCTAAGATTGTTATGGCTCCAAGTACTGTTCAAGAAGCATTCTATGATGCTGCTGAAGCGTTCAACCTAGCTGAAGAGTATCAATGTCCTGTTATCTTATTAACAGATTTGCAATTATCACTTGGAAAGCAAACGGTAGAGCCGCTTGAATTTGATAAAATTGAAATTCGCCGTGGTAAGCTTGTTCAAAGCGAACTACCTGAAATTGAAAATAAAGGCTATTTTAAAAGATATGAAGTTACAGAAGATGGTGTTTCACCTCGTTCAATTCCTGGTATTAAAAATGGTATCCACCATGTTACAGGTGTTGAGCATGCTGAGACTGGAAAACCTTCTGAGTCAGCAGCAAACCGTAATGCACAAATGGATAAACGTTTTAGAAAACTAGAAAACTTGAAATTTAACACACCAGTTTATAAAAATGCTCCTCATGAAGAAGCTGATCTTTTAATAGTTGGTTTCAATTCAACAAGAGGTGCGATTGAAGAAGCGTTAATCCGTTTAGAACAAGATGGATTAAAGGTAAACCATGCTCAAATACGCTTAATTCATCCGTTCCCTGTTGATGAAATGCTACCACTAGTGAAATCAGCAAAGAAAATTGCGGTAATAGAAAACAACGCGACAGGACAGTTGGCTAACATTATTAAAATGAATGTGGGTTGTGGAGAAAAGGTTGTCAAAATCTTAAAGTATGATGGAAATCCGTTCTTGCCGCATGAAGTTTATTCAAAATGCAAGGAGTTGTTCTAAAATGACCACATTTAAAGATTTTCGAAATGATGTGAAACCAAACTGGTGCCCTGGATGCGGAGACTTTTCAGTGCAGGCTGCCATCCAACGTGCCGCTGCAAACGTTGATTTACAACCTGAAAATTTAGCTGTTATTTCTGGAATTGGTTGTTCAGGCCGTATTTCTGGTTATATTAACTCATATGGTTTTCATGGTATTCACGGACGCTCATTGCCAATCGCTCAAGGTGTAAAAATGGCTAACCGCGATTTAACTGTTATTGCATCCGGTGGAGATGGTGATGGCTTTGCAATTGGTATGGGTCATACAGTTCATGCCATTCGCCGTAACATTAATATTACTTACATCGTAATGGATAACCAAATCTACGGTTTAACGAAGGGTCAAACATCTCCTCGTTCAGCTGCAGGTTTTAAAACGAAATCTACACCATTTGGTTCCGTTGAACAAGCAATCTCACCAATGGAACTAGCATTATCAGTTGGCGCGACTTTCGTTGCTCAAAGTTTTTCTACTGATTTAAAAGATTTAACAGCATTAATTGAAGCTGGAATCAGACATGATGGCTTCTCATTAATTAATGTTTTCAGTCCTTGTGTTACTTATAATAAGGTAAATACGTATGACTGGTTTAAAGAAAACTTAACTAAGCTAAGTGATGTCGAAGGTTATGACTCATCTAGCCGTGAAGTAGCGATGCAAACGTTAATGGAGCGTAAGGGTCTAGTAACGGGATTAATCTATCAAAACACTGAGCGTAAATCATATCAGGAATTGATTACAGGTTATTCCGAAAAACCACTTACTCAAGCTGATCTAAAATTAGATCAACCTTATTTCGACAAACTCGTTGAAGAATTTATGTAATAAAAATCAAAACCCCGTTGGGAGATTTCTCCCAGCGGGGTTTTTTTGTTGGAAAAGGGCCCAAGAGCAGGTCGATAATATTTATTTTATTCAA of the Bacillus sp. 1NLA3E genome contains:
- a CDS encoding TIGR00282 family metallophosphoesterase yields the protein MRILFVGDVVGSPGRDMVNEYVPKLKDKYRPTVTVINGENAAGGRGITEDIYRGFLEIGAQAVTLGNHAWDNRDIFEFIDKAKYLVRPANFPDEVPGNGIVYLKVNQDEVAIINLQGRTFMPSLDCPFKKADELIEEASKRTPIIFVDFHAEATSEKQAMAWYLDGRVSAVVGTHTHVQTADERILPSGTAYISDVGMTGPYDGILGMEKEAVIKRFLTSLPVRFEVPKSGRTQLSAVILDLDKKTGSAKKFSRILINDDHPFFS
- a CDS encoding 2-oxoacid:acceptor oxidoreductase subunit alpha produces the protein MINQLSWKVGGQQGEGIESTGEIFSIALNRLGYYLYGYRHFSSRIKGGHTNNKIRVSTKQVRSISDDLDILVAFDQETIELNYKELHEHGVIIADTRFDPQQPADSKAPMYAVPFTEIATELGTSLMKNMVAIGATSAVLDLDIQVFEEVVNEIFGKKGQQVVAKNMEAIRAGFDYMKEKIGDKIETMELEKADGKKRLFMIGNDAIAMGAVAGGCRFMAAYPITPASEIMEYLIKHLPPLGGAVIQTEDEIAAATMAIGANYGGVRAITASAGPGLSLKMEAIGLSGITETPLVIVDTQRGGPSTGLPTKQEQSDLMAMIYGTHGEIPKIVMAPSTVQEAFYDAAEAFNLAEEYQCPVILLTDLQLSLGKQTVEPLEFDKIEIRRGKLVQSELPEIENKGYFKRYEVTEDGVSPRSIPGIKNGIHHVTGVEHAETGKPSESAANRNAQMDKRFRKLENLKFNTPVYKNAPHEEADLLIVGFNSTRGAIEEALIRLEQDGLKVNHAQIRLIHPFPVDEMLPLVKSAKKIAVIENNATGQLANIIKMNVGCGEKVVKILKYDGNPFLPHEVYSKCKELF
- the rny gene encoding ribonuclease Y, translated to MEPIAIISILLGVFVGAVVGYFIRKSIAEAKITGAKDAAEQILEDAKREAEALKKEALLEAKDEIHKLRSEAEREVRERRNELQKQENRLLQKEENLDRKGESLDKREAQLERKDDSLNQRQQHIEEMESKVDEMVRMQQVELERISSLSREEAKVIILDRMEQELAHDTAIMIKESENRVKEESDKKAKEILSLAIQRCAADHVAETTVSVVNLPNDEMKGRIIGREGRNIRTLETLTGIDLIIDDTPEAVILSGFDPIRRETARLALEKLVQDGRIHPARIEEMVDKARREVDEHIREIGEQTTFEVGVHGLHPDLIKILGRLKYRTSYGQNVLKHSIEVAQLSGLLAAELGEDETLARRAGLLHDIGKAIDHEVEGSHVEIGVELATKYKEHPVVINSIASHHGDTEATSTIAVLVAAADALSAARPGARSETLENYIRRLEKLEEISESFEGVEKSFAIQAGREIRIIVKPDQIDDLESHRLARDIRKRIEEELDYPGHIKVTVIRETRAVEYAK
- a CDS encoding 2-oxoacid:ferredoxin oxidoreductase subunit beta — its product is MTTFKDFRNDVKPNWCPGCGDFSVQAAIQRAAANVDLQPENLAVISGIGCSGRISGYINSYGFHGIHGRSLPIAQGVKMANRDLTVIASGGDGDGFAIGMGHTVHAIRRNINITYIVMDNQIYGLTKGQTSPRSAAGFKTKSTPFGSVEQAISPMELALSVGATFVAQSFSTDLKDLTALIEAGIRHDGFSLINVFSPCVTYNKVNTYDWFKENLTKLSDVEGYDSSSREVAMQTLMERKGLVTGLIYQNTERKSYQELITGYSEKPLTQADLKLDQPYFDKLVEEFM
- the spoVS gene encoding stage V sporulation protein SpoVS; this translates as MDILKVSAKSNPNSVAGALAGVLRERGNAEIQAIGAGALNQAVKAVAIARGFVAPSGVDLICIPAFTDIKIDGEERTAIKLIVEPR